The following are encoded together in the Mammaliicoccus vitulinus genome:
- a CDS encoding GNAT family N-acetyltransferase has protein sequence MIIRDKKESDIETLAKVHFESWISTYKGIVSDNYLDSLTLQSYIEKHHIFNAPCIVAEIDGEVVGFLMYSKDKDEDTSDKCGEIMVIYLLPAFQHKGIGTCLMQEAEKRMKSEYDQLSLWVLEDNIPTVKFYEKMGFKKDGKYELEELGNVLRETRMIKNL, from the coding sequence ATGATTATTAGAGACAAAAAAGAGTCGGATATTGAAACGTTAGCTAAAGTTCATTTTGAGTCTTGGATATCTACATATAAAGGGATTGTTTCAGATAATTATTTAGATAGTTTAACGTTACAATCTTATATTGAAAAACATCATATTTTTAATGCGCCGTGTATTGTAGCTGAAATTGATGGCGAAGTGGTTGGATTCTTAATGTATAGCAAAGATAAAGATGAAGATACGAGCGACAAATGTGGTGAAATTATGGTGATCTATTTATTGCCGGCATTTCAACACAAAGGTATAGGCACATGTTTAATGCAAGAGGCAGAAAAACGTATGAAATCGGAATATGATCAATTAAGTCTGTGGGTGTTAGAGGATAATATACCTACTGTTAAATTTTATGAAAAAATGGGATTCAAAAAAGATGGTAAGTATGAGCTTGAAGAACTTGGAAATGTTTTACGTGAAACGCGAATGATTAAAAATTTATAA
- a CDS encoding NDxxF motif lipoprotein, translated as MKKIISVILSCCLIAIISGCGNDEKTAASSTNEGKHKEKQTSDKSNAKLPSIVFESDSKNETLSKSQIHKSIQRYLDTNENIYKVTSNIEGKIWEHKPLTKKEANQLEEGRKLEEKNDRNFANYIEKNKLPNGYQKETNRLSEYFTAYNQTISQLGDHVQKLENETESGLISTKEIKGIVADGSKVNGKQQAKIERFLKKINVKTNAFEV; from the coding sequence ATGAAAAAAATAATATCAGTCATCTTATCATGTTGTTTAATCGCGATAATTTCAGGGTGTGGAAATGATGAAAAAACAGCAGCAAGCTCGACGAATGAAGGTAAACATAAAGAAAAACAAACTAGCGATAAATCAAATGCAAAATTACCAAGTATCGTTTTCGAGTCAGATAGTAAAAATGAAACACTATCAAAATCACAAATACATAAAAGTATTCAAAGATACTTAGATACAAATGAAAATATTTATAAAGTAACTTCAAATATAGAAGGAAAAATTTGGGAACACAAACCTTTAACTAAGAAAGAAGCGAATCAATTAGAAGAAGGACGCAAGTTGGAAGAAAAAAATGATCGAAACTTTGCAAACTATATAGAAAAAAATAAACTTCCGAATGGATATCAAAAAGAAACGAATAGATTGAGTGAATATTTCACAGCTTACAATCAAACAATTTCTCAATTAGGTGACCATGTTCAAAAATTAGAAAATGAAACAGAAAGTGGTCTTATATCAACGAAAGAAATAAAAGGTATAGTAGCTGATGGCAGTAAAGTCAATGGGAAACAGCAAGCGAAAATAGAACGATTTCTTAAAAAAATCAATGTTAAAACGAATGCTTTTGAAGTGTAA
- the yidC gene encoding membrane protein insertase YidC, whose protein sequence is MKKLYTISAFLAITLLLGGCAPQEGGMFHSTFVEPFVYLIEFFASFFNNSYGIGIIIVTLCVRLIVMPFMLRSFKGQKKMQFKMKQLKPEIDEINKKMKAAKDDQERTQYSQEMMALYKDNNVNPLNMGCLPMLIQMPILMALYFAISHNDAFASHSFAWFNLGTPDIFMALIAGALYLLQAYLSTRYLPEESNGQMKYIMYLSPIMILIVSMNTPAALPLYWSASAIVLIIQQYISNKYFNYHEEEMKPEASH, encoded by the coding sequence TTGAAGAAATTATATACAATTTCAGCATTTTTAGCAATAACATTATTACTAGGTGGGTGTGCACCACAAGAAGGCGGCATGTTCCACTCAACGTTTGTAGAACCATTCGTTTACCTTATTGAATTTTTCGCTTCATTCTTTAACAACAGTTACGGCATTGGTATCATCATCGTTACCTTATGTGTAAGATTAATTGTCATGCCATTTATGTTGCGTTCTTTTAAAGGACAAAAGAAAATGCAATTTAAAATGAAACAGTTAAAGCCTGAAATTGATGAAATTAATAAGAAAATGAAAGCAGCTAAAGATGATCAAGAACGTACACAATATAGTCAAGAGATGATGGCTTTATATAAAGATAATAACGTGAACCCATTGAATATGGGCTGCTTACCAATGCTTATACAAATGCCAATACTTATGGCGTTGTACTTTGCTATATCACATAACGATGCATTCGCAAGTCATAGCTTTGCATGGTTTAACCTTGGTACGCCAGACATATTTATGGCACTTATAGCGGGCGCGTTATATTTATTACAAGCATATTTATCAACACGATATTTACCAGAAGAATCAAACGGACAAATGAAATATATCATGTATTTAAGCCCAATAATGATCTTAATTGTGAGCATGAATACACCAGCAGCTTTACCATTGTATTGGAGTGCTAGTGCCATCGTGCTGATCATTCAACAATATATATCGAATAAATATTTTAATTACCATGAAGAAGAAATGAAACCAGAAGCAAGTCATTAG
- a CDS encoding HAMP domain-containing sensor histidine kinase, with protein sequence MNKRFTWKFTKYIFIFLTITLILASAGIGLFLTNIVKLAYNDLNTADDFYMEMSISKEDNGYNLSNDLKQKLKENNVQLYIIDNQGNALYPKKHKNIKNKLIDNIYNTTTIPFKNDHLSVALIYPQKYKHNLNNKENIDITKLINSLYINNYNAYQHIEKNNQMMFIENPAHQKVVYTTEFTEIENNTFKFLAISYLLLLLLNIILVIMFAFIISRRISKPLFFYNDWIENLSKGKLFKPSSKHYNKRTKKLFKELNASVEKLNLQLTEDKIYQNQINYYREKWLSQISHDLKSPLTSIYGYARLLSSETIDTKKYAILISDKASYMTELIDSLNKNFKQETDQMNVHKEAFNVSETLNQLIKSIQYNKFEINNHLSSKEFYGNKLYFERMMMNLIDNSIDHNKQNPKIQITIQNQEDGLIVDYKDDGKGINKTAEKNMLHSNFTTKDNKEGHGIGCTIIMDCISFHNGTFKILPTKKGVHFRILLK encoded by the coding sequence ATGAACAAACGATTCACTTGGAAATTCACAAAATATATTTTTATTTTTCTAACCATCACTTTAATTTTAGCTAGTGCTGGTATTGGTTTATTTTTAACGAATATTGTCAAATTGGCTTACAACGATTTAAATACAGCAGATGATTTTTACATGGAAATGTCAATATCGAAAGAAGACAATGGTTACAATTTAAGTAATGATTTAAAACAAAAGTTAAAAGAAAATAATGTACAACTATACATTATCGATAATCAAGGAAACGCACTGTACCCTAAGAAACATAAAAACATTAAAAATAAACTGATTGATAATATTTATAACACAACAACAATCCCATTTAAAAACGATCATTTAAGTGTAGCGCTTATTTATCCACAAAAATACAAACATAACTTGAACAACAAAGAAAATATAGACATAACAAAACTTATCAACAGCTTATATATTAATAATTACAATGCATACCAGCATATCGAGAAAAATAATCAAATGATGTTCATAGAAAATCCAGCACATCAAAAAGTTGTATATACTACTGAGTTTACTGAAATTGAAAATAATACTTTTAAATTTTTAGCCATCTCATATTTATTACTATTACTACTCAATATCATTTTAGTTATTATGTTCGCATTTATTATTTCAAGACGTATTTCTAAACCGTTATTCTTTTACAACGATTGGATAGAAAACCTTTCTAAAGGTAAGTTATTTAAACCTAGTTCTAAACATTATAATAAAAGAACTAAGAAACTTTTCAAGGAGTTGAATGCTTCTGTAGAAAAGCTGAATTTACAACTTACAGAAGATAAAATTTATCAAAATCAGATCAACTATTATCGAGAAAAGTGGCTTAGCCAAATATCACATGATTTAAAATCGCCATTAACTTCAATATATGGTTATGCAAGGTTGTTATCATCAGAAACAATAGATACTAAAAAATATGCCATCTTAATATCAGACAAAGCATCTTATATGACAGAGCTCATCGATAGCTTAAACAAAAACTTTAAACAAGAAACAGATCAAATGAATGTTCATAAAGAAGCATTTAACGTTTCAGAAACTTTAAATCAACTTATTAAATCTATTCAATACAATAAATTTGAAATAAATAATCATCTTTCATCAAAAGAATTTTATGGAAATAAATTGTACTTCGAACGCATGATGATGAATTTAATAGATAACAGTATTGATCACAATAAACAAAACCCTAAAATTCAAATCACCATTCAAAATCAAGAAGATGGGTTAATTGTAGATTACAAAGATGATGGTAAAGGCATCAACAAGACAGCAGAGAAAAACATGCTACATTCAAACTTTACAACGAAGGACAACAAAGAAGGACATGGTATTGGGTGTACAATCATTATGGATTGCATATCATTCCACAATGGTACATTCAAAATATTACCAACAAAAAAAGGTGTTCATTTCAGAATACTTCTTAAGTAA
- a CDS encoding amino acid permease — protein sequence MNNNLKRELTSRQMQMIAIGGTIGVGLFMGATSTIKWTGPSVLLAYAIAGVFVFLIMRALGEMVYIYPDTGSFAKFANDYIHPSFSFVTAGSSIFNWIIVGMSEVIAVGSYFKFWWPDLPSWIPGLAVVVILLAANLVSVKMFGEFEFWFAAVKVVTIILMIIAGLGLILFGIGNNFNPIGISHLWDHGGFFTGGFSGFFFALSIVFGSYIGIELIGITAGETKDPQKNIVKAINSVVWRILIFYIGSIFIIVTVYPWDEVNQIGSPFVATFAKVGITSAATIINFVVITAAMSGCNSGIFSTSRMLYTLSKQKQISQIFYKTNKNGVPHIAVIAVSIGIFLGIILDITLPLILGKDTNIFVYVFSAGVLPGMVPWFAILISHINFRKREQIKDHPFKMPFAPVSNIITIIMLIAVVIGMLFNSETRVSVIIGMIFILIISLYAFIKKP from the coding sequence ATGAATAATAACTTAAAAAGAGAATTAACATCAAGACAAATGCAGATGATTGCTATTGGAGGTACGATTGGCGTAGGTTTATTTATGGGGGCCACTAGTACCATTAAATGGACTGGACCTTCAGTTCTATTGGCATATGCAATTGCTGGAGTGTTTGTGTTTCTTATAATGAGAGCATTAGGAGAAATGGTCTATATTTATCCAGATACAGGATCGTTTGCTAAATTTGCTAATGATTATATTCATCCGTCATTTTCATTTGTAACTGCTGGGAGTAGTATTTTCAACTGGATTATTGTAGGCATGAGTGAAGTCATTGCAGTTGGATCTTATTTCAAATTTTGGTGGCCAGATTTACCTTCATGGATACCAGGATTAGCAGTTGTTGTTATATTATTAGCGGCAAATTTAGTATCAGTTAAAATGTTTGGAGAATTTGAATTTTGGTTTGCGGCAGTAAAAGTTGTAACGATTATTTTAATGATTATTGCAGGTTTAGGACTAATATTATTTGGTATAGGAAACAACTTTAATCCAATTGGTATCAGTCATTTATGGGATCATGGAGGCTTCTTCACAGGAGGGTTCAGCGGATTCTTCTTTGCATTATCAATCGTATTTGGCTCATACATTGGTATTGAGTTAATCGGAATTACAGCAGGTGAAACGAAAGATCCACAGAAAAATATCGTAAAAGCAATTAATAGCGTTGTTTGGAGAATACTTATATTTTACATTGGTTCTATTTTCATCATCGTAACCGTTTATCCTTGGGATGAAGTGAATCAAATTGGTTCACCATTTGTTGCGACATTTGCCAAAGTAGGTATTACTTCAGCAGCAACTATTATAAACTTTGTCGTGATTACAGCAGCCATGTCAGGTTGTAACTCAGGTATATTTAGTACGAGTCGTATGCTTTATACATTATCAAAACAAAAACAAATATCTCAAATATTCTATAAAACGAATAAAAACGGTGTTCCTCATATTGCAGTTATTGCAGTATCAATTGGTATTTTCTTAGGTATTATTCTAGACATCACATTACCTTTAATATTGGGAAAAGACACAAATATATTTGTATATGTATTTAGTGCAGGTGTGCTACCAGGTATGGTACCTTGGTTTGCGATTTTAATCAGTCATATTAACTTTAGAAAAAGAGAACAAATCAAAGACCATCCATTTAAAATGCCATTCGCACCGGTAAGTAACATTATAACGATTATAATGCTTATTGCCGTTGTCATCGGTATGCTATTCAATTCTGAAACTAGAGTTTCAGTAATTATTGGAATGATATTCATACTTATTATCAGTTTATATGCGTTTATCAAAAAACCTTAA
- a CDS encoding GntR family transcriptional regulator, whose protein sequence is MSDKKMPLYQKIMKNIQDYIKSQSLEHGDVIPTEKTLSEKYKVSRVTVRKAISKLIDKEILYSVKGSGTYVAFPKFEHNLFKLQGFTEEMQPFHDSIKNEVSEFSLIKPNAQIQEILNISNDEKVYNIKRIRKLNGEALIIENAYIPFELFPDLSIEAMTKSKYGYLKEKGYAIKKRVEEFVPKLPNKDTMEIFNIDSNTPLLELKAHSILNNDEIFEYSEVLYHPKKYKFKLELSR, encoded by the coding sequence ATGAGTGATAAGAAAATGCCTTTATATCAAAAAATCATGAAAAATATTCAGGATTACATAAAAAGTCAAAGTCTTGAACATGGAGACGTTATACCGACAGAAAAGACTTTGTCGGAAAAATATAAAGTGAGTAGAGTGACTGTTCGGAAAGCTATCTCTAAATTAATAGACAAAGAAATATTGTATAGTGTTAAAGGTAGTGGAACGTATGTAGCTTTTCCTAAATTTGAACATAATTTATTTAAACTACAAGGATTTACTGAAGAGATGCAGCCATTTCATGATTCAATTAAAAATGAGGTATCAGAATTTAGTCTTATTAAACCTAATGCACAAATACAAGAAATACTCAATATTAGCAATGATGAAAAAGTATATAATATTAAAAGAATTAGGAAATTAAATGGCGAAGCTTTGATCATAGAAAATGCATATATACCATTTGAGTTATTTCCGGATTTGTCTATTGAAGCAATGACCAAATCAAAATATGGATATTTAAAAGAAAAAGGGTATGCTATTAAAAAAAGAGTAGAAGAGTTTGTACCTAAATTGCCAAATAAAGATACAATGGAGATTTTTAACATTGATTCTAATACACCATTATTAGAGTTAAAAGCACATTCAATATTAAATAATGATGAAATATTTGAATACTCCGAAGTGTTGTATCATCCTAAAAAATATAAATTCAAATTAGAATTATCAAGATAA
- a CDS encoding 6-phospho-alpha-glucosidase, producing MKKSKLTIVGGGSTYTLGILMSLIEEANHLPLSEITLYDTDISRQEKIGKAANILLKEHYPSLEKFEYTSNQSTAFKDADIIFVQIRTGGLLMRELDEQIPIQHGLVGQETCGAGGMSYGLRSIPDMIQLVKDIRSINKEAWVLNYTNPAAIVGLALDKVFPDDNRLLNICDMPIAIMKSYADILDEDVWNLEADYFGLNHFGWFTKIRNKYGHDYTSELKHLIKNNDFKPTDKLIANDPSWQSTFKQAKQMVQDFEEYLPNTYLQYYLYPNQLSQKESANNTRARQVINGREKEVFNDCDTIINQNNTENIDISGDIHGVYMIRIAASLVHHLKERFIIITRNEGIIPNLPSDALVEVPALLGKNGAEPFKVGEIPTFYKGLLENQYAYEKLVVEAYFENDYNKLLQALVLNRTVIDTNKAKNVLNDLFEANKEYWPNLN from the coding sequence ATGAAAAAGAGTAAATTAACAATTGTGGGTGGCGGAAGCACTTATACTTTAGGTATTTTAATGAGTTTAATTGAAGAAGCCAATCACCTGCCACTAAGCGAGATTACGTTATATGACACAGATATTTCTCGTCAAGAAAAGATAGGAAAAGCTGCAAATATTTTGTTAAAAGAACATTACCCTTCATTAGAAAAGTTTGAATATACTTCTAATCAATCAACAGCTTTTAAAGATGCTGACATCATATTCGTTCAAATAAGAACGGGTGGTTTGCTAATGAGAGAATTAGATGAACAAATTCCTATTCAACATGGATTAGTTGGACAAGAAACTTGTGGAGCTGGAGGTATGTCTTACGGTTTGAGATCAATACCAGATATGATTCAACTTGTTAAAGATATTCGTTCAATTAATAAAGAAGCTTGGGTTTTAAATTATACAAATCCTGCAGCGATAGTTGGATTGGCATTGGATAAAGTTTTTCCTGATGATAATCGACTATTAAATATATGTGATATGCCTATCGCAATTATGAAAAGTTACGCAGATATATTGGATGAAGACGTATGGAATTTAGAAGCTGATTATTTTGGATTGAATCATTTTGGTTGGTTTACAAAAATCCGAAATAAATATGGTCATGATTACACTTCAGAACTAAAACACCTTATAAAAAATAATGACTTTAAACCGACAGACAAATTAATTGCTAATGATCCATCTTGGCAATCAACCTTTAAGCAAGCAAAACAAATGGTACAGGATTTCGAGGAGTATTTACCAAACACATATTTACAGTATTATCTTTACCCTAATCAACTGTCTCAAAAGGAATCTGCAAATAACACTCGAGCTAGACAAGTTATAAACGGCCGTGAAAAAGAAGTGTTTAACGATTGTGACACTATCATCAATCAAAATAATACTGAAAACATTGATATTTCAGGAGATATTCACGGTGTATACATGATCCGTATTGCCGCTTCACTTGTACATCATTTGAAAGAAAGATTTATCATAATAACAAGAAATGAAGGGATCATTCCTAATCTTCCAAGTGATGCTCTCGTAGAAGTCCCTGCTCTGCTTGGGAAAAATGGTGCAGAACCTTTTAAAGTAGGTGAAATTCCCACATTTTATAAAGGACTGTTAGAAAATCAATATGCTTATGAAAAATTAGTCGTAGAAGCTTATTTTGAAAACGACTATAACAAATTATTACAAGCGCTCGTTTTAAACAGAACTGTCATTGATACAAACAAAGCTAAAAATGTTTTAAACGATTTATTTGAAGCTAATAAAGAATACTGGCCTAATTTGAACTAG
- a CDS encoding response regulator transcription factor, which translates to MTAKILIVEDDFDIQTLIKISLSNKQLGKIYLANDKLEAEQLLKNDHFDVVLLDLNLKSENGYELVKYFKNKDTKLIVVTAKDTDLDVYKGFENGAVDYVKKPFDPIELAYRVGVHIQSSHTHNNKNLKVNLDTTDVVIDNEKVNLTSREYDLLMYFIKNTNKVVTKSQIYEHVWGYSISVDDNTLMVHIRTLRKKIENDANNPQLIQTVRGKGYIYRG; encoded by the coding sequence GTGACAGCAAAAATATTAATAGTAGAAGATGATTTTGATATACAAACGTTAATTAAAATCTCTCTATCAAATAAACAGTTAGGAAAAATATATTTAGCAAATGATAAACTCGAAGCTGAACAATTACTTAAGAACGATCATTTCGACGTAGTCCTTCTTGATTTAAATTTAAAATCAGAAAATGGCTATGAACTTGTTAAATATTTTAAAAATAAAGATACTAAACTGATCGTCGTAACTGCTAAAGATACAGATTTAGATGTTTATAAAGGGTTTGAAAATGGTGCTGTAGATTATGTGAAGAAGCCATTCGATCCAATCGAACTTGCTTATAGAGTTGGTGTACATATTCAAAGTAGTCATACACACAACAATAAAAATTTAAAAGTTAATTTAGATACAACTGATGTCGTCATTGATAATGAAAAAGTAAATTTAACATCGAGAGAATATGATCTACTGATGTATTTCATTAAAAATACAAACAAAGTCGTAACGAAAAGCCAAATTTATGAGCATGTTTGGGGATATTCAATAAGTGTAGATGATAATACTTTAATGGTTCACATTAGAACGTTACGCAAGAAAATAGAGAATGATGCTAACAATCCTCAACTTATCCAAACAGTACGAGGAAAAGGTTACATTTATAGAGGTTGA
- the bioB gene encoding biotin synthase BioB has protein sequence MNLGTNIINGQYLTFNEALNIYQDNEIDTLTLVNEAYKVRYHYYGKKVKLNMILNAKSGICPEDCGYCGQSRDVKKKEQRYALIPETQIVDGAKVASENKIGTYCIVMSGRGPSDKEISHITRSVEEIKRNHPQLKICACLGLTNEEQAESLKNCGVDRYNHNINTSAHYHDEVVTTHSFDDRVNTINIMKEKNISPCSGVICGMGESDEDIIDMAFTLNDLDADSIPINFLHPIKGTKFGSMDDLTPMKCIRILCMFRLINPTKEIRIAGGREVNLRNLQSLSLMVANSIFVGDYLITDGQPNQLDYDMIQDLGFEIDG, from the coding sequence ATGAATTTAGGCACAAATATAATTAATGGACAATACTTAACTTTTAATGAGGCATTAAATATATATCAAGATAATGAAATTGATACTTTAACACTTGTAAATGAAGCTTACAAAGTACGTTACCACTACTATGGTAAAAAAGTTAAACTTAATATGATTTTAAATGCTAAAAGTGGTATTTGCCCTGAAGACTGTGGTTATTGTGGACAATCTAGAGATGTTAAGAAGAAAGAACAACGTTATGCACTTATTCCAGAAACTCAAATTGTCGATGGTGCAAAAGTTGCTTCTGAAAATAAAATAGGCACATATTGCATTGTCATGAGTGGTCGTGGTCCTAGCGATAAAGAAATATCTCACATTACACGTTCAGTAGAAGAAATTAAAAGAAATCATCCACAATTAAAGATTTGTGCCTGTCTTGGTTTAACTAACGAAGAACAAGCTGAATCTCTTAAAAATTGTGGCGTAGATCGTTATAACCATAATATTAATACAAGTGCTCATTATCATGATGAAGTTGTTACGACTCATAGTTTTGATGATCGTGTGAACACAATCAATATTATGAAAGAGAAGAACATTTCGCCTTGTTCAGGCGTGATATGTGGTATGGGGGAATCAGACGAAGATATTATCGATATGGCTTTTACACTTAATGACTTAGATGCAGATAGTATTCCAATCAACTTTTTACACCCTATTAAAGGAACAAAGTTTGGAAGCATGGATGACTTAACACCTATGAAATGCATTAGAATATTATGTATGTTTAGGTTAATTAATCCTACTAAAGAAATACGAATCGCTGGTGGTCGTGAAGTTAATTTAAGAAATCTTCAATCACTATCTCTCATGGTCGCAAATTCTATTTTTGTTGGCGATTATTTAATTACAGATGGCCAGCCTAATCAACTAGATTACGATATGATACAAGATTTAGGATTTGAAATTGATGGTTGA
- a CDS encoding mechanosensitive ion channel, which translates to MSKITDSLFSALDSIIAFIPNLISAIILLIVAWLIAVIVKTIIVKGLSAIGFEKWLEKKGLTEAGSGKSESEGLIQTFGKLAYFIIFLLFLPSVFDALNMTSVSTPIKNMMGSVLDFLPRIIVAVVILVVGLFIAKVLGTLVKNLLTNLNVSKYNHYVNFGDNKESIDIPSAAGWVISTIIGLFFIVESLNTVNLEVLNTIGEAIIGYLPLVISGAIILLIGFIGGNLLSKLIKRSTGNAFVSEIVKYLVIIVSVFMTLDQLNFAQSIVNVAFLLILGAVAVAFAISFGIGGKSFAEKTLAKIERKAESNDK; encoded by the coding sequence ATGAGTAAAATTACAGATTCGCTTTTTAGTGCCTTAGATAGCATTATTGCTTTTATACCAAACTTGATTAGTGCAATTATATTATTAATTGTAGCTTGGTTAATCGCAGTAATTGTTAAGACGATTATTGTGAAAGGTTTAAGTGCAATTGGTTTCGAAAAATGGTTAGAGAAAAAGGGGTTAACAGAAGCAGGAAGTGGCAAATCAGAATCTGAAGGATTAATTCAGACATTTGGTAAATTAGCTTACTTCATTATATTCTTGTTATTCTTACCATCAGTGTTTGATGCATTAAATATGACATCTGTATCAACACCTATTAAGAACATGATGGGTAGTGTATTAGACTTCTTACCTAGAATTATTGTTGCGGTTGTAATATTAGTAGTAGGTTTATTTATCGCAAAAGTATTAGGTACATTAGTTAAAAACTTATTAACAAATTTAAATGTTAGTAAATACAACCACTATGTAAACTTTGGTGACAATAAAGAAAGTATTGATATTCCTTCAGCTGCAGGCTGGGTGATTTCAACAATTATTGGATTATTCTTCATTGTTGAATCATTAAATACAGTTAATTTAGAAGTATTAAACACAATCGGTGAAGCAATTATCGGCTACTTACCATTAGTAATTTCAGGAGCAATCATCTTACTAATTGGTTTCATTGGTGGTAACTTGTTATCTAAATTAATTAAGAGATCAACAGGTAACGCATTTGTTTCAGAAATTGTGAAGTACTTAGTAATCATTGTTTCAGTATTTATGACTTTAGATCAATTAAACTTTGCTCAAAGTATTGTTAATGTAGCATTCTTACTTATCTTAGGTGCAGTAGCAGTAGCATTTGCTATCTCATTCGGTATCGGTGGTAAGTCGTTTGCAGAAAAAACATTAGCGAAAATAGAGCGTAAAGCTGAATCAAACGATAAATAA
- the add gene encoding adenosine deaminase, which translates to MTTVNNISKTELHCHLDGSVSIELIQQLAREQQVNINIEDIQVDQACESLDEYLKSFDTILKVLQTKDSLEKAVIDVAQQAHHDNIKYIEIRFAPLFHMDKGLNLKEILEAVNNGANKAESLYQIKVNMLVCGMRHHENKTNIDLFTEVNALKNETRHVVGFDFAGPEEAFPTSAIQEAIQYSNHSNSHLTLHAGECGCIHNIIEGIELGARRIGHGVAAISDNTALEYIKNRNVLLEICPTSNLQTKAIQTLDELNIRKLIEQDIPFNINTDNRTVSSTNLNTEYELLYNHNLMTIDEIKDINIKAIEHAFLSDNEKENLKSKY; encoded by the coding sequence ATGACTACTGTAAATAATATATCCAAAACTGAACTACACTGCCATTTAGATGGATCTGTAAGCATAGAACTGATCCAACAATTAGCACGTGAACAACAAGTGAATATTAATATAGAAGATATTCAAGTCGATCAAGCGTGTGAGAGTCTAGATGAATACTTGAAATCTTTCGATACGATATTAAAAGTATTACAAACTAAAGATAGCTTAGAAAAAGCCGTTATAGATGTTGCTCAGCAAGCACATCATGACAACATCAAATATATAGAAATCAGATTCGCCCCACTTTTCCATATGGATAAAGGATTAAATTTAAAAGAAATATTAGAAGCCGTTAATAATGGTGCTAATAAAGCAGAATCATTATATCAAATCAAAGTGAATATGCTTGTATGTGGTATGAGACATCATGAAAATAAAACAAATATTGACCTTTTTACAGAAGTAAATGCACTTAAAAATGAAACTCGTCATGTTGTTGGTTTTGATTTTGCTGGACCTGAAGAAGCATTTCCTACCAGTGCGATACAAGAAGCCATTCAATACTCTAATCATTCAAATAGTCACTTAACATTGCATGCAGGTGAATGTGGTTGTATACATAATATAATAGAAGGTATTGAACTCGGAGCACGAAGAATCGGTCACGGTGTAGCTGCTATTAGTGACAATACTGCTCTAGAATACATAAAAAATCGTAATGTATTACTAGAAATTTGCCCAACGAGTAACTTGCAAACAAAAGCCATACAAACATTAGATGAACTCAACATAAGAAAACTTATAGAACAAGACATCCCGTTTAATATCAATACAGACAATAGAACCGTTTCAAGTACTAATTTAAATACTGAATACGAACTATTGTACAATCATAACTTAATGACAATAGATGAAATTAAAGACATTAATATTAAAGCAATCGAGCACGCATTTCTATCTGATAATGAAAAAGAAAACTTAAAATCTAAATACTAA